In Cystobacter ferrugineus, the following proteins share a genomic window:
- a CDS encoding glycosyltransferase family 4 protein, producing the protein MRVLLVGDYPPPHGGVAVHVQQLHDSLREHGVESVVLDIGKGGRPAPGVISVRTPAWYARRLAGFIREGWTVHVHTSGNNPKSWVLAATGALRGPGSARVITLHSGLLPDYLAASLSRRVFARLVLLGYSHVVAVSEAVRAALVRCGVPGEKILVYPAFCGSQVRPGAVTPAIQAARERRQVLLAMAHHPSPVYGRGLMFRALRQLADARPGVGLAVFGPGTHSEEFQRDAREHGVESLLENLGELAHPEALALIARCDAFIRPTTHDGDAISVREALALGVPCVASDVCARPEGATTFRAGSAEDLARRVLHALEAGPARVVSPDAGPVLMKLYGELTQSTSVGGELHAAQ; encoded by the coding sequence ATGCGAGTGCTCCTCGTTGGCGACTATCCGCCACCGCATGGTGGCGTGGCGGTCCACGTGCAGCAGCTACACGACTCCCTGCGCGAGCACGGAGTGGAGTCGGTGGTGTTGGACATCGGCAAGGGTGGCCGTCCGGCTCCGGGCGTCATCTCCGTGCGCACCCCGGCCTGGTACGCCAGGCGGCTCGCGGGGTTCATCCGCGAGGGGTGGACGGTGCATGTCCACACCAGTGGGAACAACCCGAAGTCGTGGGTGCTCGCCGCCACCGGGGCCCTGCGCGGCCCTGGCTCCGCGCGCGTCATCACCCTGCACTCGGGGCTGTTGCCGGACTACCTGGCCGCGTCCCTGTCGCGGCGGGTGTTCGCGCGCCTGGTGCTCCTGGGCTACTCACACGTGGTGGCCGTGTCCGAGGCGGTGCGCGCGGCGCTGGTGCGCTGCGGGGTCCCCGGGGAGAAGATCCTCGTGTACCCGGCTTTCTGCGGCTCGCAGGTGCGTCCGGGTGCGGTGACGCCGGCCATTCAGGCGGCACGCGAGCGCCGTCAGGTGCTGCTGGCCATGGCGCACCATCCCTCGCCCGTCTATGGGCGCGGGTTGATGTTCCGTGCGTTGCGCCAGCTCGCGGACGCGCGGCCCGGCGTGGGGCTCGCGGTGTTCGGACCGGGAACCCACTCCGAGGAGTTCCAGCGGGACGCCCGGGAGCACGGAGTCGAGTCGCTCCTGGAGAACCTGGGGGAGCTGGCGCACCCGGAGGCGCTCGCGTTGATCGCGCGCTGCGACGCCTTCATCCGGCCCACCACGCATGACGGGGATGCCATCTCCGTGCGCGAGGCGCTCGCGCTGGGCGTGCCATGCGTGGCGAGCGACGTGTGCGCCCGGCCCGAGGGGGCCACCACCTTCCGCGCGGGCAGTGCGGAGGACCTGGCGCGGCGGGTGCTGCATGCCCTGGAGGCCGGACCCGCGCGGGTGGTGTCGCCCGATGCCGGACCGGTCCTGATGAAGCTTTACGGTGAATTGACTCAATCGACGAGTGTCGGAGGCGAGCTACATGCGGCGCAGTGA
- a CDS encoding serine O-acetyltransferase, whose protein sequence is MGIDAMSLYRLGHKLHRRGVPVLPAVLRKAIHFLHGSYLPPEAEIGEGTQLGYGGMGIVIHKDAKIGRHCLISHQVTVGGRSGLKDLPVIGDYVRIGAGAKILGNVRIGDFAIIGANAVVVKDVAPGTVVGGIPAREIRKDPDPLATYEREMGLRPPMARRNEVVTPIPPASSVTR, encoded by the coding sequence ATGGGGATCGATGCGATGTCGCTGTACCGGCTCGGACACAAGCTGCACCGGAGGGGCGTGCCTGTTCTTCCCGCGGTGCTGCGCAAGGCCATTCACTTCCTGCATGGTTCGTATCTCCCGCCCGAGGCGGAGATCGGCGAGGGAACACAGCTCGGTTATGGCGGCATGGGCATCGTCATCCACAAGGACGCGAAGATCGGGCGCCACTGCCTCATCTCGCACCAGGTGACGGTGGGTGGCCGCTCGGGGCTCAAGGATCTGCCGGTGATCGGCGACTACGTGCGCATTGGCGCGGGCGCCAAGATTCTCGGCAACGTGCGCATCGGGGACTTCGCCATCATCGGCGCCAACGCCGTGGTGGTGAAGGACGTGGCGCCCGGTACGGTGGTGGGTGGCATCCCGGCCCGGGAGATCCGCAAGGATCCGGATCCGCTCGCCACCTACGAGCGGGAGATGGGCCTGCGGCCTCCGATGGCGCGGCGCAACGAGGTGGTGACGCCCATTCCGCCCGCCTCGTCCGTCACGCGCTAG
- a CDS encoding lipopolysaccharide biosynthesis protein, protein MSEKSGSAVPAASFMGKAGPLVLARLFTAGLTLSIPLVLARVLSLEEYGTYYQLFLIATTLYYVLPFGVVQSLYYFLPRAEEKRPWLGQTLLFMSGAGAVAAALVWGLLGLVARHFDNPALLEHRGTLALYTAFLLGSFPLEISLTSQGRTKQSAIVYLVSDAVRAAAMVVPCLLGAGLHGMMLAVVGFTFLRYVATWVVAPRGTTGPLARAELWRQQLVYAAPFGAAMALAIPQQNAHLYMVAGVVSPALYALYRVGCFQLPVVDLLYTPTSEVLMVRLGELEKQGRLEEGVGAFREAAGKLAFLFLPFAAFLFAAAPEFIGALFGAKFLPAVPIFRVSVVGVVLAILPMDGVLRARGHTRAIFLSYLIKAAVTVPLVWVGVRQFGMMGGVVSWALAELVGKCSLLVRVPAALSTPSLRLRIRDIIPWRELGKASLAAFAAAAAVFVLRLGTQQAWGGLPEGFVWRTLPLAVAGLLFVLGYVGVLYATGVRPLGLLARARRGG, encoded by the coding sequence GTGAGTGAGAAGTCGGGGTCCGCCGTGCCCGCCGCTTCCTTCATGGGAAAGGCGGGCCCCCTGGTGCTGGCCCGGTTGTTCACCGCCGGGCTGACGCTGTCCATTCCCCTCGTGCTGGCCCGGGTGCTGAGCCTCGAGGAGTATGGCACCTACTACCAGCTCTTCCTCATCGCCACGACGCTCTACTACGTGCTGCCCTTCGGGGTGGTGCAGAGCCTCTACTACTTCCTGCCGCGCGCCGAGGAGAAGCGGCCGTGGCTCGGGCAGACGCTGCTCTTCATGTCCGGCGCGGGGGCGGTGGCCGCGGCGCTGGTGTGGGGCCTGCTCGGCCTGGTGGCCAGGCACTTCGACAACCCGGCGCTGCTCGAGCACCGGGGGACGCTGGCGCTCTACACCGCCTTCCTGCTCGGCTCCTTCCCGCTGGAGATCTCCCTCACCAGCCAGGGGAGGACGAAGCAGTCGGCGATCGTCTATCTGGTGTCGGACGCCGTGCGGGCGGCCGCCATGGTGGTGCCGTGCCTGTTGGGCGCCGGCCTGCATGGGATGATGCTGGCGGTGGTGGGCTTCACCTTCCTGCGCTACGTGGCCACGTGGGTGGTGGCGCCGCGGGGCACCACCGGACCGCTGGCGCGCGCGGAGCTGTGGCGCCAGCAACTCGTCTACGCGGCCCCCTTCGGGGCCGCCATGGCGCTCGCGATTCCGCAGCAGAACGCCCACCTCTACATGGTGGCGGGCGTGGTGAGCCCGGCCTTGTACGCGCTCTACCGCGTGGGCTGCTTCCAGTTGCCCGTGGTGGATCTGCTCTACACGCCCACGAGCGAGGTGCTCATGGTGCGCCTGGGCGAGCTGGAGAAACAGGGCCGTCTGGAGGAGGGCGTGGGGGCGTTCCGCGAGGCCGCGGGCAAGCTGGCCTTCCTCTTCCTGCCCTTCGCCGCGTTCCTCTTCGCCGCCGCGCCCGAGTTCATCGGGGCGCTGTTCGGCGCGAAGTTCCTGCCCGCCGTGCCCATCTTCCGCGTGAGCGTGGTGGGCGTGGTGCTCGCCATCCTGCCCATGGACGGGGTGCTGCGGGCCCGGGGACACACGCGGGCCATCTTCCTGTCCTACCTCATCAAGGCGGCGGTGACGGTGCCGCTCGTCTGGGTGGGCGTGCGCCAGTTCGGAATGATGGGGGGCGTGGTGTCGTGGGCCCTGGCGGAGCTGGTGGGCAAGTGCTCGCTGCTCGTCCGGGTGCCGGCGGCCCTGTCCACGCCGTCGCTGCGTCTGCGCATCCGGGACATCATCCCCTGGCGCGAGCTGGGCAAGGCGTCGCTCGCCGCGTTCGCCGCCGCCGCGGCGGTCTTCGTGCTGCGCCTGGGGACGCAGCAGGCGTGGGGTGGTCTGCCCGAGGGCTTCGTCTGGAGGACGCTGCCGCTGGCCGTGGCCGGGCTGCTGTTCGTCCTCGGCTACGTGGGTGTTCTGTACGCCACGGGGGTGCGGCCCCTCGGGCTGCTCGCGCGTGCCCGCCGCGGCGGGTGA
- a CDS encoding polysaccharide deacetylase family protein has product MAAYRRHQSGGRRILIVSYHRVVEDFFGELQRSIPGLLISQETFRRHLEGLSAAGYKFATLGEALDVMSGARTAHDDLCVVTFDDGYRDVYRYAYPVLKEMGVPAITYLPAELIGTNHRFNHDRLFHLVHSVQAKGYQPLFDVLPEPAAGLMVEVMSGRKRLSAALDDFIGVHSSATLMDTIRALEERLGPDAQLLPEQGDLMDWDEVRTMSRDGFEFGAHTLGHVVLTHEPLDVVEREVRESKALIERELGKPVRDFAYCNGWYSDDVIDVLMRNGFRSAVTTEDMANRIGGNPFTLKRKVLWENFSVGVTGGYSSSLTVCQLDDCFGTLGMREPVLGRRPQRVKKESQEALPSGTNTPNSLVMTEGAAW; this is encoded by the coding sequence CTGGCGGCTTACCGGCGGCATCAGTCGGGTGGGCGGCGCATCCTCATCGTCAGCTACCACCGGGTGGTGGAGGACTTCTTTGGTGAACTGCAGCGCTCCATTCCGGGGTTGCTCATCTCCCAGGAGACGTTCCGGCGTCACCTGGAGGGCCTGTCGGCGGCGGGCTACAAGTTCGCGACCCTGGGCGAGGCGCTGGACGTGATGTCGGGGGCGCGCACCGCGCACGATGACCTGTGCGTCGTCACCTTCGACGATGGCTACCGTGACGTGTACCGCTACGCCTATCCCGTGCTGAAGGAGATGGGTGTGCCGGCCATCACCTACCTGCCGGCGGAGCTCATCGGCACCAATCACCGCTTCAACCATGATCGGCTCTTCCACCTGGTGCACAGCGTCCAGGCCAAGGGCTATCAGCCGCTGTTCGACGTGCTGCCCGAGCCGGCCGCGGGGCTGATGGTGGAGGTGATGTCCGGGCGCAAGCGCCTGTCCGCGGCGCTCGATGACTTCATCGGCGTGCACTCCTCGGCCACGCTCATGGACACCATCCGCGCGCTGGAGGAGCGGCTCGGCCCGGACGCGCAGCTGCTGCCCGAACAGGGCGACCTGATGGACTGGGACGAGGTGCGCACCATGTCGCGGGACGGCTTCGAGTTCGGCGCGCACACGCTCGGCCACGTGGTGCTCACGCACGAGCCGCTCGACGTGGTGGAGCGCGAGGTGCGCGAGTCCAAGGCCCTCATCGAGCGCGAGCTGGGCAAGCCCGTGCGCGACTTCGCCTACTGCAACGGCTGGTACTCGGACGACGTCATCGACGTGCTGATGCGCAACGGCTTCCGCTCGGCCGTCACCACCGAGGACATGGCCAACCGCATCGGCGGCAACCCCTTCACCCTCAAGCGCAAGGTGCTGTGGGAGAACTTCAGCGTGGGCGTGACGGGCGGCTACTCGTCGAGCCTCACGGTGTGCCAGTTGGATGACTGCTTCGGCACGCTCGGCATGCGCGAGCCGGTGCTGGGCCGGCGTCCGCAGCGCGTGAAGAAGGAGTCGCAGGAGGCCCTTCCGTCCGGGACCAACACGCCCAACTCCCTCGTCATGACGGAAGGAGCCGCCTGGTGA
- the ccmA gene encoding heme ABC exporter ATP-binding protein CcmA, whose product MDASPAAPPALALHDVSKRYGRHWALARLSYALPQGRSLLLTGHNGSGKTTLLRLVATALSPTHGRVEVRGLDCVAQRDSVRREVALLSHASFLYEDLTARQNLMVLARLLGMESPTDVADTLLVKVGLTKRSQSPVRQFSAGMRKRLAIARLLLKAPKVALLDEPFGELDPSGIEAMEKIIAELKESGVTVVLATHLIEQGLSLCEERLHLSDGRAVAA is encoded by the coding sequence ATGGACGCCTCCCCCGCCGCGCCCCCCGCGCTCGCCCTCCACGATGTCAGCAAGCGGTATGGCCGCCATTGGGCGCTCGCGCGCCTGAGTTATGCCCTGCCCCAGGGCCGCTCGCTGCTGCTCACCGGGCACAACGGATCTGGAAAGACGACGCTCCTGAGACTGGTGGCCACGGCGCTCTCCCCCACCCATGGCCGGGTGGAGGTGCGGGGCCTGGACTGCGTGGCCCAGCGCGACAGCGTACGCCGCGAGGTCGCCCTGCTGTCCCACGCGAGCTTCCTCTATGAAGACCTCACCGCCCGGCAGAACCTGATGGTGCTCGCGCGGCTGCTCGGGATGGAGTCCCCCACGGACGTGGCGGACACGCTGCTCGTCAAGGTGGGGCTGACGAAGCGCTCGCAGAGCCCCGTGCGCCAGTTCTCCGCCGGCATGCGCAAGCGCCTGGCCATCGCCCGGTTGCTGCTCAAGGCGCCCAAGGTGGCGCTCCTGGACGAGCCCTTCGGAGAGTTGGATCCCTCGGGCATCGAGGCCATGGAGAAGATCATCGCCGAGCTGAAGGAGTCCGGAGTCACGGTGGTGCTGGCCACGCACCTCATCGAGCAGGGGTTGAGCCTGTGCGAGGAGCGGCTGCACCTGTCGGATGGACGGGCGGTGGCGGCATGA
- a CDS encoding heme exporter protein CcmB, which translates to MKPGRTISLPRSVGVLLAKDLLIEWRTRARLNALVFFALATLLLFSFAVGPDTKLLARNAGGYLWLALLFASVLALGESFRVEQENLTLDGLRLAPADARAIFLSKAVGNTLLLVALGALLIPVMVALYGVQVAMGPLPFAITLVLGCMAISAPGTVYSAIASNARARDVLLPLLLFPLIIPALLAAAKATALVLQGDPMEQLGSWYGLLSGFNLIYWGLGFALFPRVIED; encoded by the coding sequence ATGAAGCCCGGGCGCACCATTTCCCTGCCGAGGTCGGTGGGTGTCCTGCTGGCCAAGGATCTGCTCATCGAGTGGCGCACGCGCGCGCGCCTCAACGCGCTCGTCTTCTTCGCGCTCGCCACGCTGCTGCTCTTCTCGTTCGCGGTGGGGCCGGACACGAAGCTCCTGGCGCGCAACGCCGGGGGCTACCTGTGGCTCGCGCTGCTCTTCGCCAGCGTGCTCGCCCTGGGCGAGTCCTTCCGGGTGGAGCAGGAGAACCTCACCCTGGACGGGCTGCGGCTGGCCCCGGCGGACGCGCGCGCCATCTTCCTGTCCAAGGCGGTGGGCAACACGCTCCTGCTCGTGGCGCTGGGCGCGCTGCTCATCCCCGTCATGGTGGCGCTCTATGGCGTGCAGGTGGCCATGGGCCCGCTCCCCTTCGCGATCACCCTGGTGCTCGGCTGCATGGCCATCAGCGCACCGGGCACGGTGTATTCGGCCATCGCCAGCAACGCGCGGGCAAGAGACGTGCTGCTCCCGCTGTTGCTTTTCCCACTCATCATTCCGGCACTGCTCGCCGCCGCCAAGGCGACGGCGCTCGTGCTCCAGGGTGATCCCATGGAGCAGCTCGGCTCATGGTACGGGCTGCTTTCCGGGTTCAACCTGATTTATTGGGGGCTAGGCTTCGCGCTCTTCCCCCGGGTCATCGAGGATTGA
- the ccsA gene encoding cytochrome c biogenesis protein CcsA yields MNTVLQLVSTTAALVSVVLGIYLGVKWAPVGSRFNARPALYAMTGAAVVLLALGSWMGLVWTPPEREMGHVYRIIYVHVPAMWMAMLALVINFGCCIAYLFKASWKTDALAEASAEIGLLFGTYGLVLGSIWGKPTWGVYWDWDPRLTAMAIMLVTYVGYTALRRFVEDPEKRAVWSSVVGIISGINMPIVWKSVQWWRSLHQVQSTPKTVDPDMVLALRVNAWASLILLVLFLLHRYRIALATREAEVALPSALPTDTRTNPSEVV; encoded by the coding sequence ATGAACACGGTGCTGCAGCTCGTATCGACGACAGCGGCGTTGGTGTCCGTCGTGCTGGGAATCTACCTGGGCGTGAAGTGGGCGCCGGTGGGCTCGCGCTTCAACGCCCGGCCGGCGCTCTACGCCATGACGGGGGCGGCGGTGGTGCTGCTGGCGCTCGGCTCCTGGATGGGCCTGGTCTGGACGCCGCCCGAGCGGGAGATGGGGCACGTCTACCGCATCATCTACGTGCACGTGCCGGCCATGTGGATGGCCATGCTGGCGCTGGTGATCAACTTCGGCTGCTGCATCGCCTACCTCTTCAAGGCGAGCTGGAAGACGGACGCGCTGGCGGAGGCGTCGGCCGAGATCGGGCTGCTCTTCGGCACGTACGGCCTGGTGCTCGGCTCCATCTGGGGCAAGCCCACCTGGGGCGTGTACTGGGACTGGGATCCGCGGCTGACGGCCATGGCCATCATGCTGGTGACGTACGTGGGCTACACGGCGCTGCGCCGCTTCGTGGAGGATCCGGAGAAGCGCGCGGTGTGGAGCTCCGTGGTGGGCATCATCTCCGGCATCAACATGCCCATCGTCTGGAAGAGCGTGCAGTGGTGGCGCAGCCTGCACCAGGTGCAGTCCACGCCCAAGACGGTGGATCCGGACATGGTGCTGGCGCTGCGCGTCAACGCCTGGGCCTCGCTCATCCTGCTCGTGCTCTTCCTGTTGCACCGCTACCGCATCGCCCTCGCCACGCGCGAGGCGGAGGTGGCCCTGCCCTCGGCGCTGCCCACGGACACGCGCACAAATCCCTCGGAGGTGGTTTGA
- a CDS encoding cytochrome c maturation protein CcmE: MTQQTRNRLIAVVALLVAGGGLSLVAFGNIGENLVYYWRPSEMISQGDKAYGPIIRLGGQVQPGSIQWDEQHTTLHFRVMDDEKPGAAHVLVRTNEVPPQMFRERIGVVVEGTFDKSQTFQGSRLMVNHSNEYRAPKTDDDVKKMFEEMQRQEATTASRAP, translated from the coding sequence ATGACGCAGCAGACGCGCAACCGTCTCATCGCCGTGGTGGCCTTGCTGGTGGCCGGCGGCGGCCTGTCCCTGGTGGCCTTTGGCAACATCGGGGAGAACCTCGTCTACTACTGGCGGCCCTCGGAGATGATCTCCCAGGGCGACAAGGCCTACGGTCCCATCATCCGCCTGGGCGGCCAGGTGCAGCCGGGCAGCATCCAGTGGGACGAGCAGCACACCACCCTGCACTTCCGCGTCATGGACGACGAGAAGCCCGGGGCGGCCCACGTGCTCGTGCGCACCAACGAGGTGCCGCCGCAGATGTTCCGCGAGCGCATCGGCGTGGTCGTCGAGGGCACCTTCGACAAGTCCCAGACGTTCCAGGGCAGCCGGCTCATGGTGAACCACTCCAACGAGTACCGGGCGCCCAAGACGGATGACGACGTGAAGAAGATGTTCGAGGAGATGCAGCGGCAGGAAGCCACCACGGCGTCGAGGGCTCCGTGA
- a CDS encoding heme lyase CcmF/NrfE family subunit — MKATLGYALVLGGLAFASFGALVGLVSGMRRNDAAFPWVMRCVYGFAACMVGANLVMEWALLTDDFSVQYVAQVGSRATPTVYKIVSLWSALEGSILFWGLIMGGYVLAFALTHRREHARYMSLALGTMLAVGVFFTFLIAGPANPFHQMSPVPPDGPGPNALLQNHYLMIIHPPMLYLGYVGMTVPFGIAVAALLRGEMGDAWMAPLRRWTLFAWLFLSIGIILGAWWAYAVLGWGGYWAWDPVENASFLPWLTSTAFMHSTLVHERKKMLKLWTLSLVLSSFVLTVLGTFMTRSGIFNSVHSFTQSDIGPTFLVFIAILLFVSIALLTVRGHLLVAESQVKSLLSRETTILVNNLVFVAITFTVLLGTLYPLISEAMRDVKVSVGEPYFNKMAVPGGIMVLFLMGVGPMLPWGSADPKTVRDRFWIPAAVGVAIVAACLAGGLRGFYPLLTFGLAGFVTVITLRELFLPVKVRMSEHREGFVTALVGSAAKARRRFGGYIVHLGIVIIFVAVGASSAYVTRNSGTVRVGQTLKIGDYGVKYLGLTSGKEPHRTFVATRVEVTAPNGEVSEMAPRMNYYERMTDPVGTPAVRSTPKEDLYLSLMAFSEDRGTASFNAWIFPLVGWIWWSIPLLVLGSLIALWPARRTRAVVESRPPVASAPPGSEGEMNRGTA; from the coding sequence GTGAAGGCGACGCTCGGCTATGCGCTGGTGCTCGGGGGGCTCGCGTTCGCGAGCTTCGGGGCGCTGGTGGGACTGGTGAGCGGGATGCGCCGCAACGACGCGGCCTTCCCCTGGGTGATGCGCTGCGTGTACGGCTTCGCCGCCTGCATGGTGGGCGCCAACCTCGTCATGGAGTGGGCGCTGCTCACCGATGACTTCAGCGTCCAGTACGTGGCGCAGGTGGGCAGCCGCGCCACGCCGACGGTCTACAAGATCGTCTCGCTGTGGAGCGCGCTGGAAGGCTCCATCCTCTTCTGGGGCCTCATCATGGGCGGCTACGTGCTGGCGTTCGCCCTCACGCACCGGCGCGAGCACGCGCGCTACATGTCGCTCGCGCTGGGCACCATGCTCGCGGTGGGCGTCTTCTTCACCTTCCTCATCGCGGGGCCGGCCAACCCCTTCCACCAGATGTCGCCGGTGCCCCCGGACGGGCCGGGCCCCAACGCGCTTTTGCAGAACCACTACCTGATGATCATCCACCCGCCCATGCTGTACCTGGGCTACGTGGGGATGACGGTGCCTTTCGGCATCGCCGTGGCGGCGCTGTTGCGCGGGGAGATGGGGGATGCATGGATGGCGCCCCTGCGGCGCTGGACGCTCTTCGCCTGGCTGTTCCTGTCCATCGGCATCATCCTCGGCGCGTGGTGGGCGTACGCGGTGCTCGGCTGGGGCGGCTACTGGGCGTGGGATCCGGTGGAGAACGCGTCCTTCCTGCCGTGGCTGACGTCCACCGCCTTCATGCACTCCACGCTCGTGCACGAGCGCAAGAAGATGCTCAAGCTGTGGACGCTGAGCCTGGTGCTCTCCAGCTTCGTGCTCACGGTGCTGGGCACGTTCATGACGCGCTCGGGCATCTTCAACTCGGTGCACAGCTTCACCCAGTCGGACATCGGGCCCACGTTCCTGGTGTTCATCGCCATCCTGCTCTTCGTGTCCATCGCGCTGCTGACCGTGCGCGGGCACCTGCTGGTGGCCGAGAGCCAGGTCAAGTCGCTCCTGTCGCGTGAGACGACCATCCTGGTGAACAACCTGGTGTTCGTGGCCATCACCTTCACGGTGCTGCTCGGCACGCTCTACCCGCTCATCTCCGAGGCGATGCGCGACGTCAAGGTGAGCGTGGGCGAGCCGTACTTCAACAAGATGGCGGTGCCCGGCGGCATCATGGTGCTCTTCCTCATGGGCGTGGGGCCGATGCTGCCCTGGGGCAGCGCGGATCCGAAGACGGTGCGCGATCGCTTCTGGATTCCGGCGGCGGTGGGCGTGGCGATCGTCGCCGCGTGCCTCGCCGGGGGCCTGAGGGGCTTCTACCCGCTGCTCACCTTCGGGCTGGCGGGCTTCGTCACCGTCATCACCCTGCGCGAGCTCTTCCTGCCGGTGAAGGTGCGCATGAGCGAGCACCGCGAGGGCTTCGTCACCGCGCTGGTGGGGAGCGCCGCCAAGGCGCGCCGCCGCTTCGGCGGCTATATCGTCCACCTGGGAATCGTCATCATCTTCGTGGCGGTGGGCGCCTCGTCGGCCTACGTGACGCGCAACTCGGGCACGGTGCGCGTGGGCCAGACGCTGAAGATTGGCGACTACGGGGTGAAGTACCTGGGGCTCACGAGCGGCAAGGAGCCCCACCGCACCTTCGTGGCCACGCGCGTGGAGGTGACGGCGCCCAACGGGGAGGTCAGCGAGATGGCCCCCCGGATGAACTACTACGAGCGGATGACGGATCCGGTGGGCACCCCCGCGGTGCGCTCGACGCCCAAGGAGGACCTGTACCTGTCGCTCATGGCCTTCTCCGAGGACCGGGGCACGGCGAGCTTCAACGCGTGGATCTTCCCGCTGGTGGGGTGGATCTGGTGGAGCATCCCCCTGTTGGTGCTGGGCTCGCTCATCGCGCTGTGGCCGGCGCGCCGGACCCGGGCGGTGGTGGAGTCGCGCCCCCCCGTGGCGAGCGCGCCTCCTGGCTCGGAGGGTGAGATGAATCGGGGGACGGCATGA
- a CDS encoding TlpA family protein disulfide reductase, protein MKWRITLSFVVLCLALVGVLYKGFGRNPHEVPFMLKGQPAPTFTLAALDSGERVSLAELKGRPVVLNFWASWCGPCKMEHPVLEWGAREFGHQAQFLGVLFEDTEDNARQFLSQLGASFPQLVDPRSRMAVDYGVAGVPETYFIDRQGIIRGKHVGPIDPQTLATWMKELTAEGPTAKQ, encoded by the coding sequence ATGAAGTGGCGCATCACGCTGAGCTTCGTCGTGCTGTGTCTGGCGCTGGTGGGCGTGCTCTACAAGGGCTTCGGGCGCAACCCGCACGAGGTGCCCTTCATGCTCAAGGGCCAGCCGGCGCCCACCTTCACCCTGGCGGCGCTGGACAGCGGCGAGCGGGTGAGCCTGGCGGAGCTCAAGGGCCGGCCGGTGGTGCTCAACTTCTGGGCGTCCTGGTGTGGCCCCTGCAAGATGGAGCACCCGGTGCTCGAGTGGGGCGCGCGGGAGTTCGGCCACCAGGCCCAGTTCCTGGGGGTGCTCTTCGAGGACACCGAGGACAACGCGCGGCAGTTCCTGTCGCAGCTCGGCGCGAGCTTCCCCCAGTTGGTGGATCCGCGCTCGCGCATGGCGGTGGACTACGGGGTGGCGGGCGTGCCGGAGACGTACTTCATCGACCGACAGGGCATCATCCGGGGCAAGCACGTGGGCCCGATCGATCCGCAGACGCTGGCGACGTGGATGAAGGAGTTGACCGCGGAAGGGCCCACCGCGAAGCAGTGA